The following coding sequences lie in one Thermomicrobium sp. 4228-Ro genomic window:
- the minC gene encoding septum site-determining protein MinC: MLDGERLEATVRVRGTQDGVRLVLPRGVPFPSVLAHVHDVLDARAAFFRGAALVLDFSEREPVLEEIVALQHLLDSRGVRIQAVSAETAEYRERLARWGFRTEPGEPSRRLRLVEPSGEEGPDGAATYVRRTLRSGMSVEAPGHLVLIGDVNPGALVVAGGDVLVWGVVRGTVHAGRNGDTEAVIAALRLAPMQLRIAHLVARAPDRGAQLLDGPALAHVVDGQIVIEPWRIERR, from the coding sequence ATGCTGGATGGAGAACGACTGGAGGCAACCGTACGCGTCCGCGGTACGCAGGACGGCGTGCGACTCGTCTTGCCGCGTGGCGTCCCGTTCCCGTCGGTGCTGGCGCACGTTCACGACGTCCTGGATGCCCGGGCAGCGTTCTTCCGGGGGGCTGCGCTCGTCCTCGACTTTTCCGAGCGTGAGCCGGTACTGGAAGAGATCGTCGCGCTGCAGCACCTGCTCGACTCGCGTGGCGTGCGGATCCAGGCGGTCAGTGCGGAGACAGCCGAGTACCGGGAGCGGCTCGCCCGCTGGGGATTCCGCACCGAGCCAGGCGAGCCGTCGCGTCGCCTGCGGCTGGTCGAGCCGAGCGGTGAGGAGGGGCCGGACGGTGCAGCGACCTACGTCCGGCGCACCTTGCGCTCCGGCATGAGCGTGGAGGCACCAGGGCACCTCGTCCTCATCGGTGACGTCAACCCTGGGGCACTCGTCGTCGCCGGTGGTGACGTGCTGGTATGGGGAGTCGTCCGGGGAACCGTACACGCTGGGCGCAACGGGGACACCGAAGCGGTCATCGCGGCGTTGCGGCTGGCACCGATGCAGTTGCGAATCGCGCATCTGGTCGCGCGAGCACCCGATCGCGGTGCACAGCTCCTGGATGGGCCAGCGCTCGCGCACGTCGTCGATGGGCAGATCGTGATCGAACCGTGGCGGATCGAACGCCGGTAG
- the minD gene encoding septum site-determining protein MinD, with protein MASRRGAVEEQQDRNGRVITITSGKGGVGKTTTTANVGAALAARGKSVVLVDADIGLRNLDIVLGLENRIVYDIVDVVEGRCRLRQALIRDKRLANLALIPAAQTRDKEAVSPEQMKELCRELRQQFDFVLIDSPAGIERGFRNAIAGADEVLVVTNPEVSAVRDADRIVGLVEAAELPPPRLIVNRIDPELVRRGDMLSVEDVLEILAIPLIGVVPADESIVTATNRGEPVALDPQSRAGQAFRDIAARLLGEDVPFQPLELPDGVWRRMLRALGFGGRS; from the coding sequence ATGGCCAGCAGGAGGGGTGCGGTGGAGGAGCAGCAGGATCGCAATGGTCGCGTCATCACCATCACTTCCGGTAAGGGGGGCGTTGGCAAAACCACCACGACGGCCAATGTCGGCGCGGCCCTAGCTGCCCGCGGCAAGTCGGTCGTGCTGGTCGATGCCGATATCGGGCTGCGCAATCTGGATATCGTGCTCGGTCTAGAGAACCGCATCGTCTACGACATCGTGGACGTCGTCGAGGGACGCTGCCGCCTGCGGCAGGCGCTCATCCGTGACAAGCGGCTGGCTAACCTGGCTCTGATCCCAGCGGCGCAGACGCGGGACAAGGAAGCAGTCTCCCCCGAGCAGATGAAGGAGCTGTGCCGTGAGCTGCGGCAGCAGTTCGACTTCGTGCTGATCGATTCGCCGGCCGGGATCGAACGGGGATTCCGCAACGCGATCGCCGGTGCCGATGAGGTGCTGGTGGTGACGAATCCGGAGGTTTCAGCAGTGCGTGACGCCGACCGGATCGTCGGGTTGGTCGAAGCGGCTGAACTGCCGCCGCCGCGGCTCATCGTCAACCGGATCGATCCGGAACTCGTCCGGCGCGGCGACATGCTCTCGGTCGAGGACGTGCTCGAGATCCTGGCGATCCCGCTGATCGGTGTGGTGCCGGCTGACGAGTCGATCGTGACCGCGACCAATCGTGGCGAGCCGGTCGCGCTCGATCCACAGTCGCGGGCCGGCCAAGCCTTCCGCGACATCGCGGCTCGCCTGCTTGGTGAAGACGTTCCCTTCCAACCGCTCGAGCTCCCGGACGGTGTCTGGCGACGCATGTTGCGGGCGCTCGGCTTCGGCGGTCGGTCCTAG
- the minE gene encoding cell division topological specificity factor MinE: MGWLDALFGRGSSRSSRGSAQVAKQRLVEVLVYDHVKLTPDVLEAIRSEMCQILSRHLDIDADRIEISIVRGDGGDRLVANVPVRRAGTGRR, encoded by the coding sequence ATGGGTTGGTTGGACGCACTGTTCGGGCGCGGATCGAGCCGATCGTCGCGCGGGAGCGCACAGGTCGCCAAGCAGCGGCTGGTGGAAGTCTTGGTCTACGACCATGTCAAGCTGACTCCTGATGTGCTGGAAGCGATCCGCAGCGAGATGTGCCAGATCCTCTCCCGTCACCTGGATATCGATGCTGACCGAATCGAGATCAGCATCGTCCGGGGTGACGGTGGCGATCGGCTGGTCGCCAACGTTCCCGTTCGGCGGGCTGGGACGGGGCGGCGGTGA